In Ignavibacteria bacterium, the sequence TTCAAAATACTTTAATATTGATGAATCATTGTTAAGGCTCAAATCAAAGCAGCAGGAAATAGTTCACGCCCGCCATACGGCTATGTATCTAAGCAAGGAGCTTACTTCATCATCGCTGCAGACAATAGGCGCGCACTTTGGCGGAAGGAACCATGCAACAGTAATACATGCCTGCAAATGTATAGAAGAAGTTATTAACAAAGATCCTTCATTCAAAGATAAACTCGAACAAATCAAGGAGATGTTATTAACATAAAAATGTTGATACATCATAAATTTATATCAAGCTATCCACAATACACGGATAGCTTTTGTTTTTTATAATATGTGTGTTGGCTGATGTTAACAAACTGACATATATTTAACAAAGATGTTAACAAAAAATATGTTTATTAGTTTTATTTTCATTCTATATTTAAAGATAAGTAGTTAAATTTATACTTATAAACAGTACTACTACTACATCTTTTTTTTATTATATAATAAAGAATAAGTATAGTAATTAAATCCTGAGCGCAAGCGAAGGATCTCATCAATAGAAAATTTATTTATATTGAATTTTGAAATCACTTTTAAAAAATAATTTATCTAAAATATTAGTTATCTGAATGAGACACTTCACTTCGTTCAGTGTTTAATATGCTCGAAAAACTCACAATAAAAAATTACCTGCTGTTAAAGAACATTGAAATTGATCTTTCAAAGGGATTTAACATTATTACCGGTGAAACCGGCGCGGGTAAATCAATACTTATCAACGCTCTTAATTTATTGCTGGGCGGCAGGGCTGATTATTCAATTATCAGCAAAAGTAAGGATAAGATGATAATTGAAGGGATAGTGAGTATTTCCAGGGATAATAAGGCTGCAATCGGCAAAATCCTGAAAGAGCGCGAAATTGAATCTTTAGGTGAAAATATTATAATAAGGCGTGAATTATATACCAAGGCTTACAGCCGGTGTTTTATCAACGATACGCCGGTTGGCACCAACGATCTGAAGGAGCTTGGTGAAATAATAATTGATATTCACTCGCAGAATGAACACCAGTCTTTGCTGAAAAAAGAAATGCATATTGAGCTGGTTGATTCATACCTGGTAAAAAAAGAAGGCAAAAAGTTTGAAGACAGGCTGAACAGTTATAAACAGGGTTATGAACAACTGTTAATAAAACAAAATGAGTTTGATGAAATTAACAATAAGAAAAGTGATCTTGACAGTAAACGAAGTTTTATAGATTTTCAGCTGAAAGAAATTAATGAAACTGACCCTCTGCAGGGTGAAGATGAAGAGCTTGAAAATGAACTTAAGACCGGCGAGAATATAGAAGGTATTAGGGAATCATTAACGCTTGCATATTCCAATCTATATGATGATTCAGGCAGCGTGCTTGAGAGAATAAAAATAGTTGAAAAAGAGCTTGGCAAAATAGGGGAGTATAACACAGATATCCAGAAAATACTGGGTGATGTCAGCGAATCAACAACAGCGCTTCGTGAGGCGAGCCGCCTGATAGGCTCACTGCTTGATAACCTGAATTTTGACCCGGCAAGAGTTGAGGAAATCCGCGAAAGGCTGTATAAGCTGCAGTTCTTAAAGAAAAAATACGGCGGCTCAATTGATGAAGTAATAAAGCTGAAGGAAACCCTGGAAAAAGACCTTGGACTGGTAGATAATTTTGATGAAACTATAAGCAATCTGAAAAAAGAAATTGATGAGCTGGTTAAAGAGCTTTTCAAAAAAGCAGGGGAGCTATCAAAGATTCGCAGGGAAAAATCAAAACAGCTTGAGACTGAGACAGTAAAAATTTTAAAAGAAGTAGGATTTGAAAATGCTGAGTTCAGGGTGGATATCAAATCAGCCACCGGTACGAAGGGATCCTTCGCTAACGCTCAGGATTTAAAGAACAACGGATATGATGATGTAGAATTCATGGTTAAGATAAACAAAGGTGATGAATTTTCATCATTGCGCAAGACTGCATCAGGCGGCGAGGTATCGCGTATTATGCTTGCGGTGAAATCGGTATTAGCCGGAGCTGATAAGGTTGATATCCTGGTCTTCGATGAAATTGATACTGGCATCAGCGGCCGCATAGCACAGAAGGCGGGAAGGGTAATGAAGGGACTTTCTGCTTACCGCCAGGTTATTGCAATTACTCATTTAGCACAGATAGCCGCGCTTGCCGACGAACACCTGCTTGTGGAAAAGGAAACCGAAGGTAATTCCACAATTACAAGGATAAGGCCATTGGATAAAAACGAGAAGGTCATTGAGGTTGCAAAATTACTTAGCGGCGAAAAGGTAACAGACGCAAGTATTAAGAGCGCGAAAGAATTAATGTCAGCGTAATATTATAAGTTCCCCTCCTTTTCTAAGGAGGGGAAAGACCGCCGAAGGCGGGATGGGGTGGTTTCAGAAAAACTAAATTCAACATAATTTTTAGTATACCCAAGTAACAGCTCTGTTGCCATGGCTGGATAAGCTGTCATAACTCGCCAAGGTTTGTTAAACCTTACTTTCCATAAAACGGAGGGAAGCTATCTGTATTTAGAGTTAACTTTTAAGAATCAACAAGATTAAAATGAAGCACTTACCCTACTTTGAACTATACAATTTATTAAAACAAAAGTTTGCTTCGGCAGAACGGGAAATTATTATCCCGGAATTAAATATTGTTATATCGCGCCGTAAGTTCCGCTCACAGGGGGCAGAGGTTCTGCCCGGGAGGGAGAACTACTGCTGCAGCAAACACGGCTGTACTTTTGCCGGAGAGCGGGCAGATGAAATTCCCGGTGAAACAGAGGAGAGATCTATTCTGCATATACCTGATTCAGAAATAAGCTGCAATGAAGAATTCGATTATATTGTGATCGGTAATTCAGGAAGCCCAGAATCAGCTAAAGCAATAATACTTTTTCACGGGCTCAATGAAAAAAAATGGGATAAATATCTGCCATGGGCTTACAGGCTGCTTGAGAGCACCGGCAGGCCGGTGATACTTTTCCCGCTGGCATT encodes:
- the recN gene encoding DNA repair protein RecN, whose product is MLEKLTIKNYLLLKNIEIDLSKGFNIITGETGAGKSILINALNLLLGGRADYSIISKSKDKMIIEGIVSISRDNKAAIGKILKEREIESLGENIIIRRELYTKAYSRCFINDTPVGTNDLKELGEIIIDIHSQNEHQSLLKKEMHIELVDSYLVKKEGKKFEDRLNSYKQGYEQLLIKQNEFDEINNKKSDLDSKRSFIDFQLKEINETDPLQGEDEELENELKTGENIEGIRESLTLAYSNLYDDSGSVLERIKIVEKELGKIGEYNTDIQKILGDVSESTTALREASRLIGSLLDNLNFDPARVEEIRERLYKLQFLKKKYGGSIDEVIKLKETLEKDLGLVDNFDETISNLKKEIDELVKELFKKAGELSKIRREKSKQLETETVKILKEVGFENAEFRVDIKSATGTKGSFANAQDLKNNGYDDVEFMVKINKGDEFSSLRKTASGGEVSRIMLAVKSVLAGADKVDILVFDEIDTGISGRIAQKAGRVMKGLSAYRQVIAITHLAQIAALADEHLLVEKETEGNSTITRIRPLDKNEKVIEVAKLLSGEKVTDASIKSAKELMSA